A single window of Lysobacter oculi DNA harbors:
- a CDS encoding class II fumarate hydratase, whose amino-acid sequence MAASTPTRTEHDSMGELQVPADALWGAQTQRALQNFPVSGIPMHPGFIHALGAIKAAAAEVNGGLGLLDAKRAAAIARAAALVADGEFDEAFPLDRFQTGSGTSTNMNANEVIARLASTAKLAVHPNDHVNLGQSSNDVIPTAMRVSSVMAARTELLPALAHLRKTIDKRAKGLGKVVKTGRTHLMDAMPLTFAQEFGAWSSQLASAEARIDDALKRVRRLPIGGTAIGSGINAHLKFGAKMAQVLSKATGAKFESASDKFEGLAAQDDLVELSGQLNALAVALTKIANDLRWMNSGPLAGLGEIELPALQPGSSIMPGKVNPVACESLAMVCAQVMGLHTANTVAGASGNFQLNVMLPLIAGNLLDAMEWLSNGMRLLADNAIAGLKVRRDVVEAALARNPILVTALNPVIGYEKAAAIAKRAYKEGRPVLEIAIEDSGLPEAELRRLLDPHALTAGGIRAGSSAGG is encoded by the coding sequence ATGGCCGCATCGACCCCCACCCGCACCGAACACGACAGCATGGGCGAGCTGCAGGTGCCCGCCGACGCGCTGTGGGGCGCGCAGACGCAACGGGCACTGCAGAACTTCCCGGTGTCCGGCATCCCCATGCATCCCGGTTTCATCCATGCGCTGGGCGCGATCAAGGCCGCCGCCGCCGAGGTCAACGGCGGGCTGGGCCTGCTGGATGCCAAGCGTGCCGCCGCCATCGCGCGGGCCGCCGCGCTGGTGGCCGATGGCGAGTTCGACGAAGCCTTCCCGCTCGACCGCTTCCAGACCGGCTCCGGCACCTCGACCAACATGAATGCCAACGAGGTCATCGCCCGGCTGGCGTCGACGGCGAAGCTGGCCGTGCATCCGAATGACCACGTCAACCTGGGTCAGAGCTCGAATGACGTGATCCCGACCGCGATGCGGGTGTCGTCGGTGATGGCGGCGCGGACCGAACTGCTGCCGGCGCTGGCGCATCTGCGCAAGACCATCGACAAGCGCGCGAAGGGTCTGGGGAAGGTGGTGAAGACCGGCCGCACGCATCTCATGGACGCGATGCCGCTGACCTTCGCGCAGGAGTTCGGCGCGTGGTCTTCGCAGCTGGCCTCGGCGGAAGCGCGCATCGACGATGCATTGAAGCGGGTGCGCAGGTTGCCGATTGGCGGCACCGCAATCGGCAGCGGCATCAACGCCCATCTGAAATTCGGCGCGAAGATGGCGCAGGTGTTGTCGAAGGCGACCGGCGCGAAGTTCGAATCGGCATCCGACAAGTTCGAAGGCCTCGCCGCGCAGGACGATCTGGTCGAACTGTCCGGCCAGTTGAACGCGCTCGCGGTGGCGCTGACCAAGATCGCCAACGACCTGCGCTGGATGAATTCCGGGCCGCTGGCGGGGCTGGGCGAGATCGAACTGCCGGCGTTGCAGCCGGGCAGTTCGATCATGCCGGGCAAGGTGAACCCGGTGGCCTGCGAGTCGCTGGCCATGGTCTGCGCACAGGTGATGGGCCTGCACACCGCGAATACCGTGGCGGGCGCCAGCGGCAACTTCCAGCTCAACGTCATGCTGCCGCTGATCGCCGGCAACCTGCTGGACGCGATGGAATGGCTGTCGAACGGGATGCGCCTGCTGGCCGACAACGCCATCGCCGGGCTCAAGGTGCGGCGCGATGTGGTGGAGGCGGCGCTGGCCCGCAACCCGATCCTGGTGACGGCGCTGAACCCGGTGATCGGCTACGAAAAGGCGGCGGCGATCGCCAAGCGTGCCTACAAGGAAGGTCGGCCGGTGCTGGAGATCGCGATCGAGGACAGCGGCCTGCCCGAAGCGGAACTGCGCAGGCTGCTGGACCCGCATGCGCTGACCGCCGGCGGGATCCGCGCGGGATCGTCCGCCGGCGGCTGA
- the purB gene encoding adenylosuccinate lyase codes for MSDALTALSPLDGRYAGKVDALRPIFSEYGLIKARVKVEVEWLLALAAEPGIGELKPFSEAAKAKLHALADGLSVADAQRVKDIEATTNHDVKAVEYLIKERLKDDAELGPALEFVHFACTSEDINNLSYALMLREARATVMLPKLDATLDRLRAMAHQHADLPMLSRTHGQTASPTTVGKEIANVVARLQRQREVLAALPMPGKINGAVGNYNAHVASYPDIDWPAFSRSFVESLGLDWQPYTTQIEPHDGIAELSDVMKRIDTILIDLSRDIWGYISQGYFKQKLKEGEVGSSTMPHKVNPIDFENAEGNFGIANALFEHFAAKLPVSRWQRDLTDSTVLRALGTAFGHALIGFDALLRGLGKLEVNPERLAADLDANWEVLGEAVQTVMRRHGLPNPYEQLKALTRGQGITGESMRVFIEQLDLPAADKQRLIEMTPGSYTGLAARLAKDI; via the coding sequence ATGTCCGACGCCCTGACCGCCCTCTCCCCGCTCGATGGCCGCTACGCCGGCAAGGTCGATGCGCTCCGCCCGATCTTCTCCGAGTACGGGCTGATCAAGGCCCGGGTGAAGGTGGAAGTGGAATGGCTGCTGGCGCTGGCCGCCGAGCCCGGCATCGGCGAACTCAAGCCGTTTTCCGAGGCAGCGAAGGCCAAGTTGCACGCGCTGGCCGATGGCCTGTCGGTGGCCGACGCGCAGCGCGTCAAGGACATCGAGGCGACCACCAACCACGACGTCAAGGCGGTCGAATACCTGATCAAGGAACGCCTGAAGGACGATGCCGAACTCGGCCCGGCGCTGGAATTCGTGCATTTCGCCTGCACCAGCGAGGACATCAACAATCTGAGCTACGCGCTGATGCTGCGCGAAGCCCGCGCCACGGTGATGCTGCCCAAGCTCGACGCCACCCTCGACCGCCTGCGCGCGATGGCCCACCAGCACGCCGACCTGCCGATGCTCTCGCGCACCCACGGCCAGACCGCCTCGCCCACCACGGTCGGCAAGGAAATCGCCAACGTCGTCGCCCGCCTGCAGCGCCAGCGCGAGGTGCTGGCCGCGCTGCCGATGCCCGGCAAGATCAACGGCGCGGTCGGCAACTACAACGCGCACGTCGCCAGCTATCCGGACATCGACTGGCCGGCGTTCTCGCGCAGCTTCGTGGAATCGCTGGGCCTGGACTGGCAGCCCTACACCACCCAGATCGAGCCGCACGACGGCATCGCCGAACTGAGCGATGTCATGAAGCGCATCGACACCATCCTCATCGACCTGTCGCGCGACATCTGGGGCTACATCTCGCAGGGCTACTTCAAGCAGAAGCTGAAAGAGGGCGAAGTCGGTTCCTCGACCATGCCGCACAAGGTCAACCCGATCGACTTCGAGAACGCGGAAGGCAACTTCGGCATCGCCAACGCGCTGTTCGAACACTTCGCCGCCAAGCTGCCGGTCAGCCGCTGGCAGCGCGACCTGACCGATTCCACTGTGCTGCGTGCGCTCGGCACCGCCTTCGGCCACGCGCTGATCGGCTTCGATGCCCTGCTGCGCGGCCTCGGCAAGCTGGAAGTGAACCCGGAGCGCCTCGCCGCCGACCTCGACGCCAACTGGGAAGTCCTCGGCGAAGCCGTGCAGACGGTGATGCGCCGCCACGGCCTGCCCAACCCCTACGAGCAGCTCAAGGCGCTGACCCGCGGCCAGGGCATCACCGGGGAATCGATGCGCGTCTTCATCGAACAACTCGACCTGCCCGCCGCCGACAAGCAGCGCCTGATCGAGATGACGCCCGGCAGCTACACGGGCCTGGCCGCCCGCCTCGCC